From a single Lolium rigidum isolate FL_2022 chromosome 7, APGP_CSIRO_Lrig_0.1, whole genome shotgun sequence genomic region:
- the LOC124670011 gene encoding peroxidase 2-like, translating into MKLSVILLCALVAVQAALLAAPSAEASGLKVGYYNKKCKGVEAVVKGHIIRAMKKNPRVGAALVRLVFHDCFVRGCDGSVLLDKSAQNPHPEKEAPANIGLAAFDILEMIKADIEKKCPGVVSCSDLLVYAARDATKILSKGHINYDVPAGRLDGMVSSASEAQAELPDSTFTAQQLIDNFARKNFDVEELVILSGAHSIGMAHCSSFKGRLTAPADQITPAYRNLLNDKCGHRSNPLVVNNVRDEDYNTVSKYMPGFKSRVRKIRDLFDNSYYHNNLARIVSFNSDWVLMTHKEARGHVHEYADNATLWNDDFGESMIKLSKLSMPAGSKGGIRKKCSIVSHPLH; encoded by the exons ATGAAGCTCTCGGTGATTCTCCTGTGTGCCCTGGTTGCCGTCCAGGCCGCGCTGCTTGCAGCGCCATCGGCAGAGGCTAGCGGGCTGAAGGTCGGCTACTACAACAAGAAATGTAAGGGCGTGGAGGCCGTCGTCAAAGGCCACATCATCCGGGCTATGAAGAAGAACCCCCGTGTCGGCGCCGCTCTTGTCCGGCTCGTATTCCATGACTGCTTCGTTAGG GGGTGCGATGGCTCTGTCCTCCTTGACAAGTCCGCCCAAAACCCTCACCCGGAGAAGGAGGCGCCGGCGAACATCGGGCTCGCCGCCTTCGACATCCTTGAGATGATCAAGGCCGACATCGAGAAGAAGTGCCCCGGCGTGGTATCCTGCTCCGACTTACTTGTCTACGCTGCCCGTGACGCCACCAAAATCCTCAGCAAGGGCCACATCAACTACGACGTCCCTGCCGGCCGTCTCGATGGCATGGTCTCCTCGGCCTCTGAGGCCCAAGCGGAGCTCCCGGACTCCACCTTCACCGCCCAGCAGCTTATCGACAACTTCGCCCGCAAGAACTTCGACGTCGAGGAGCTCGTCATCCTCTCCGGCGCTCACTCCATCGGCATGGCACACTGCTCGTCCTTCAAAGGCCGTCTCACAGCGCCTGCAGACCAGATCACCCCGGCCTACCGCAACCTGCTCAATGACAAGTGCGGCCATAGAAGCAACCCACTCGTGGTGAACAACGTCCGCGACGAGGACTACAACACCGTCTCCAAGTACATGCCAGGGTTCAAGAGCCGGGTGCGCAAGATCAGGGACCTGTTCGACAActcctactaccacaacaacctcGCTAGGATCGTCAGCTTCAACTCCGACTGGGTGCTGATGACGCACAAGGAGGCGCGGGGACACGTCCATGAGTACGCTGACAATGCCACGCTCTGGAACGATGACTTCGGCGAATCCATGATCAAGCTCAGCAAGCTGTCCATGCCGGCCGGGAGCAAGGGCGGGATCAGGAAGAAGTGTAGCATCGTCAGCCACCCCCTGCACTAA